The following coding sequences lie in one Spinacia oleracea cultivar Varoflay chromosome 1, BTI_SOV_V1, whole genome shotgun sequence genomic window:
- the LOC110779850 gene encoding uncharacterized protein — protein sequence MDNILCWNVRGLNMKDKQLRVRKFILSHQAKLFSLLETRVKTPKLGDLYLNVCPGWCFTTNLSQHKNGRIVVGWDPISFDVDVKFMSSQMVHCFVTSKPAGHTFWCSFIYGHSDKKDREALWKDLSHLATSISMAWVIMGDFNAIMAIEDRVGSLVKWGEIQPMRSCMSSCNLAEVKTMERHFTWTNKQDGAARVFTRIDRILANSQWEDIFTTAEATYFPEEEFDHCPMIMSCYRVAHQKKPFRFYNMWVTSEHFIPTIQANWSKPVHGCHMFRVVRRLKWIKADLKLLNKNGFSSVEADNIKTHNDLVLAQNALHGAPMDSVLASVEKAANEAYRTAHHNYLSFLQQTAKLQWLQLGNEAFFT from the coding sequence ATGGATAACATTCTTTGTTGGAATGTGAGGGGACTGAACATGAAGGATAAACAACTAAGGGTGAGGAAGTTCATCCTTTCTCATCAAGCAAAATTGTTCAGTCTCCTTGAAACTAGGGTTAAGACTCCTAAATTAGGGGATCTTTACCTTAATGTATGTCCAGGGTGGTGTTTTACTACCAACCTCAGCCAGCATAAAAATGGAAGAATAGTGGTTGGATGGGACCCTATTTCCTTTGATGTTGATGTTAAGTTCATGAGCTCTCAAATGGTGCATTGCTTTGTTACTTCTAAACCTGCTGGTCACACTTTTTGGTGCAGTTTCATTTATGGTCATTCTGATAAGAAAGATAGGGAAGCTCTCTGGAAGGACCTCTCTCACTTAGCTACCTCAATCTCCATGGCTTGGGTGATCATGGGAGATTTCAATGCCATCATGGCTATTGAAGATAGGGTTGGCTCTCTTGTTAAATGGGGGGAAATACAACCAATGAGATCTTGCATGTCTTCTTGCAACCTTGCTGAAGTTAAAACCATGGAGAGACATTTCACTTGGACAAATAAGCAGGATGGTGCAGCTAGAGTTTTCACTAGGATTGATAGGATCCTAGCCAACTCACAGTGGGAAGATATTTTCACTACTGCTGAAGCTACTTATTTTCCAGAAGAGGAGTTTGATCACTGTCCTATGATCATGAGCTGTTATAGAGTGGCACACCAGAAAAAACCTTTCAGATTCTATAACATGTGGGTCACTTCTGAGCATTTCATTCCCACAATACAGGCAAACTGGAGCAAGCCAGTCCATGGTTGTcacatgtttagggttgttcggAGGCTAAAGTGGATTAAAGCTGACTTGAAATTGCTCAACAAGAATGGTTTCAGTTCAGTTGAGGCTGATAACATCAAAACACACAATGATCTTGTTCTTGCACAGAATGCTTTGCATGGTGCCCCTATGGACAGTGTTCTAGCCTCAGTGGAGAAAGCTGCAAATGAGGCCTATAGAACTGCTCATCACAACTATCTTTCTTTCCTTCAGCAAACAGCCAAGCTGCAATGGCTTCAGTTGGGTAATGAGGCCTTTTTCACATGA